In Carassius carassius chromosome 38, fCarCar2.1, whole genome shotgun sequence, the genomic stretch aaacgctgcgatggccgccacataaactttgagcgtggatggggctctgcccttatccaacagctcctgtaggaaggagagaacctccgtcacctcacaactaaggggtgaatatcctcgagctgtgcaccagctggagaacaccgaccacttcgaggcatacagacgtcgtgtcgacggagctttagcctgagtgatggtattcagcactcccactgcgagatcagcgggtaatcgttgagcgcccacacatggagggaccacaactccggttgagggtgccaaatcgagcccctggcctgcgagaggaggtccctcctcaatggtactggccacggggcgacatctgctaactgcatcaaatctgggaaccatggttggttcctcaaaagaggtgctacaagcagtattgaacatctcgtttctctcacccgttctatcacctgcggaaggagggagacgggagggagagcataaagcgggcagcacggccattcccgtgacagcgcacttttgttcttggaaaagaacgaaaacagtgagcgttttcgtgggacgcgaagaggtccacctccgccctgccaaatctctcccacaacagccggactgttttcgggtgtagagaccattggaacattgcctctggacagcctgtctggacccagattctgtagcccaggcacatgcactgccctcagcgaacgcatgtcgcgctgagcccaaaccaggaggcgttccgctagcctgtacaggtttcaggacccgagacctccctggtgatttatgtaggacaccacagacatgttgcccgaacggactaagacgtggtgatccttgatttggggacaaaagcgcatcagcgcgttctccactgccagcatttccagacagttgatatgatggagcttttcccgttctgaccataggccaaaggatggtctgccctcgagcagcgctccccatcccgaagtggaggcgtccgtcgacaccatcttcgcattcggggaagtccccaggcttacacctgatcggtaccaaccgttcgctgtccaaggtgccagtgctgtgacacagctctgattgaccttgagatgcagccggccagacgcccacgctctgcgcggcacccgcgtcttcagccagaactgcagggggtgcatgcggagcaggcccagctgcagagccggagatgctgaggccatgaggcccagcatcttctgacagtgtttgagcaacacggtcgcgccgcagcggaaagaactcgctgcgcgctgaatgcccatcacgcgctgtggtgacagccgcgccatcatggaacacgagttcagaactatacccagaaacagaatcgtctaactggggttcagcgaactcttcgcccaattgacactgaggccgagcttctcgaggtgatcgagtaaaacggccctgtggtccacgagctccgctcgtgatcgggccagaaccagccagtcatccaaataatccagcactcgcatgtctctgagtctgagaggagcgagcgctgcatccatgcacctcgtaaacgtacgaggagccacggaggactgtaaactggtatgcctggccatcgaaggcgaatctcaaatatcgcctgtggtttgacgcaatctgtatttgaaaatacgcgtccctcagatctattgacatgaaccagtcccctctgcgaatctgcgcgaggagtttcctggtcgtaagcatttagaaactgcgtttcatcaatgccttgttcagctgtcttagatccagtatgggcctgagacccccttctcttgggcaccagaaagtatctgctgtacagccccccctcactttgagcttgagacacaggctctacagcccctttgctcaacagttttgatatttcggcccgaagtatgtgtgctacttctgttttgaccgtagtttcgacgcgcgctgaaaagcgcggagggcgtcaaaaaaactgtagcgagtagcctctctttataatgcctagcacccaatccgaaacccctggaagcgctgcatctgcatgaatggctaagggctggatgcgaagcgcgctctgttgaccgggcaacggcggcgctcgggtgtgctgcgcatttgaggcggggagcgcgctgatcacagcgggcagatcgctcctcctcgaccctgtcccggcgcttaaccgactgggggaaggctgagcaggtcccgtgggactcgatatgtctgtgagtaactgtgggctgcatatgtgcacatttaccactttcaactcgctgtctgcctgtgcagaacgTACGTGCacaggcctcgtttttacagaagccacgcgccgtatgtgacatagtgtatgtgggcactggggagtgggcacgtttactatgcggcgcgctcgaccgatctgtgtcgatcttatgtgcgcgagccctgtgtgcagggctgtgcttacatgtggagatgggcactgaggagtgcccatcacaatctctggaactgaaacatcggcgcgcttaggtgagagcccggccacagcggaactcgtacaccggcgcttcgatgaagcagcactatcgtgtgtagtgccgacgcagcgtcatgcagcatgcatagatggctttcctaggatggcttcggggctcccggcctcaccgtaatcctctgccgcggtccccgcggcgcggggcgacggccggtagagcgagaacgggggtctcgagctgcgttgctgaagctgttgtgataacggcttttgtatgcaggcaagcgggcaactgtgcaggcttgcgcattgcagaaaacgctgagacagtcacaattcctggaactgaaacagcggcgcgcttgggtgagagctcggccacagcggagctcgtacacctgcgcttcgatgaagcagccatcgttagtagtgccgacgcagcgtcacacagcaggctttagatggcaacaccgcttttgccggcgtccagcagagggcggacaaagatGCGTCGCTAtcacctgttccaccggcggaagtgagtggtagttcctgtttttagcatcatcagtgtggagaatgctagtgagacagacgaacgagttcgcgctgaatatggagcgttccaagccttcgccacctcttcgtgaagctcaggaagaaatgaggcgggctcatccgaaagggaaataccatccagccgggaacgagagggggggcgctggtgcaaaccactcgcggccgagactcatcgcggccaacacgagcattcgccccggctccttctcgatgtcagctcgtctgctgggcttctgagcagaaggcgcgagatcctcggagctcgcccagccctcactgcccaaagctagcagagagcgcgtgtcctcttcccccgacgcggccctgagatcgacttcctcggacgacgcgccggcaaacagcgggcgctgcccaccgggaagcgatgcaggggggggcggtgaagcagggcgaaccggcgagctcggttgagctgaagacggttccggaatccgctggaagcgatgcttttacggcgcctcagcgcagcggagaatgcaggctcagagaaaaaggccaggcgagtcctcagagtcaccatggcaacagctcgcagtgggtgcatccgccgtcagcgagcgcgagcgctgcatgatcttcacccaggcaggagacacagatgacgtaccggtctccctcactgagaggggctctgacgagccgcaggaagacatcttaaaaaagacgcgagctcttttacgagtgtgtgtcgcagggcgaacacacacacacacacataaagaacagcttggatataacagaattgaaaggatataggcgccggatagcgcagcaggaacggcagtggaaggcggcgatgccagcagcttcagaatggctcgtcctgcttaTGTGCTtcctcagacggcgcttgcttcctccgtgatccagcgatgcgtgagcttcgctgaagagatgaaaaatcaggtgagtcagccttttcaagctccttttataggttgggccacacccgtttcggcgggaagtggcaagaagggcgcgaagcctatggctgtgtactgctgcaaatgctctttacaaaaatacaaaattaaggataatttttttgcttcaatatttcgtgaaaagagacttttcccgtagcgtcttagctaagacgcagtacgagagagctctcgtaagagaaccttctCTACAGTGGGATCTTTAAGTAAAGTTCTTGGGTATTACACAAGAATCTGCCTCAGGCCCTTTTTTGAAAGATGATTGGACCATGTGAGGAAACAGTTAATTCCATTTAAGGAACAAGATGCTAACTAAGTCTTCTAGCCACAAAAATGCAGCTGCTGTTTTCCTTTTACACATCCTTAGGCTGCAAAAGGAGAATAATTACACAGCAGCAGAAAAGCTGTTATAAAACCCAGCTATAACCCTGCTCAtctttttgttctctctctttctccctctctcagaTCAACCCCAGGCACGGTTTTCGCCAATACACCCCTCACTATCTAACTCGACTGAAACAGGAGCACTGCAGAGGAGAGACAGCAAGCCACATAGCAATGGGGTTAGAAATGGAACCTTTTCACGAGCCGCCTCGtcatcttcctcatcttcatccacAGCCCATAAAAACCCCAAGAAACTGCAGTCGAACCCATCCATCAACAGTCAGAGCAGCAAGAGGAGCAAAGGTAGCTCCAAATCCAACAGCTCCCAGATCCCCACAGAGGCCCAGGATGGTGAGTCAGACCTCACTGCACAATAACCATAATTGTTTGTacaatttttctttcatttggagGAAGTTTGATTGACGCAGATAACCATCACTAGCCAATGAGATTTCTGTTGTGACTGACTTTCTGTGCTGCGTCCAGATTGCTGTGTCCACTGCATCCTGGCCTGTCTGTTCTGTGAGTTCCTCACACTGTGTAACATTGTGCTGGACTGCGCCACATGCGGCTCCTGCGCATCAGACGACTCGtgcttctgctgctgctgtgCTTCAGAGGAATGTGGCGACTGTGACCTGCCCTGTGACATGGACTGTGGCATCATCGACGCGTGCTGCGAGTCTGCAGACTGTCTGGAGATCTGCATGGAGTGCTGTGGGCTGTGTTTTTCCTCCTGAGATTCCGATAGGGGGTGCTGCCTCTTTCACTGATTTGGGACTTGAGAAGAAACAAGCAAAGAAGGACATCTGATGATCTGGAGCATGCGCAAACCTAGTTGGAGTTGTGAGTTACAGTCTAGTAGCTTCCTTTTGAACTGTCTTGCTAGGAAAAGGGCTAGGACATCGTACACCAGGCTAGGACATCGTACACCAGTGATGATATTCTGCAATAGACTTTATACATATTAAACTCTTTCTGGACTGGTTTCTGCTTAAAATGTTTTGTTGAGTCTACATTGGCATGATGCTGAATACAAAAACATCCAATAGACTCATGAGGCCACTGAGAAAAGCCAAAAAAAGGTTTGTAAATGTCAGTGTTTGCTAGTTATTAGAAATTTTGTTGGTGCCAAACTTTTGATAAATACACAATCCACAGCCATCCAGTGGTTTAAGAATTCCACAATAATGCACACCATGAAAGAGCTTGAATTGCAGCTCAGATCTGTTGTCGAAAACAATACAGAATCCTAAAAACATTCCAACGCTCAGTTCTCAAGAAAGATGTATCCAAAGATCATATACACAATCAACACTACtgctattttataacattattccCAAATATCGCCTCTCTGTACACACACTTACTGTAGTACACTGGTGTAGTCCTTTGAGGATGACAAAAGCCATAAACTGTGAGTGTGAAACTCATCGATGTATGAGAGTGGGAAAAAGACCTGTATTTAATATATGGTGCCATACTACAGTTGTATCATAGATTGTATATAAACGTGAAAAGAATCATGTTAGTCACTACATTTGgtcatgtgatgtttttattttaactctttctatcattttcatttcatcaaacAATCTTCTTACATAATGGAATATTATACTGTAAGCAGTTGTGAATTCCTTCCGTAATTTTTTCCAGTTTGAAATATGTCTTGTAATTCCAAAACTTTCCATTTAAATAAGTTGTGtgaatctaaatgtatttatctagctatggtttttttttttgtttgtttttaaatgtctagTGTTAGCAGTATTATTTTATCCTTTCAAAAAACAGGTTTCATTACTGTCTTAATTTAGAGCAGCGCATACTGTATGTAGTCTTGAGTATCAACAGCCCATAATCGAAATCATAACCCGTACATAATCATCTCACAGAACGATGGTGAAAAGCAGTGCATTGATTtgaattgtttacattttaatgtcaAATCTCTATTCTTGCTTGCAATAAAACTGGAGGTAGACAGGATACTTTTGTAACTGTACAAGATTGTacagtaaagaaataaaataacaggaTAAAATAAATCTATCACTGTTATTTGTGGTGGTggtgttatttaatattatatatatatatatattttttttaatagcaagGAATCCAATTGACTGGCATCAGAGGTCAACCTCTAAAATTTATTCAATGCGAtggtttacattatttaaattatttgaaacttattttttatattaattaaaatgcaaataaataaataaataaatatataaaaaattaaactgacataatattttttttaccttcttTTAATTACAACACAAGTACCAGaactacattaaattatataggCGGCCTTTAAATATTGTCTTTAACGAAATAAAGGCCTTGAAGTCAAAAAAGTCCTTTGATGCTGGGAAATACATCAGTTTTCTAAACATCTAATTTATTTGCTTACATCCAATCATCTACACTGGCATCTTGTTAGCATTTGTTACATGTAATCCACATATTTTCATCTTATTTTGCAATTAGCTGTGTGAAGTGGTGTGTTAAAGACTGGTGCTTGGACAGGCATCGGCTCCGACCTTTTTTCTGTTGCCCAAGAAAGCTCTGTGAGGCATAGGCAACAGAAAACAGTGTGGTTTAATATGGTCTTAAAGGGCTGCCAAAGTCGTTGAAGAAGAATGTCTGTTCAAAGCAACAGTGCAATGTGTGATAAGGCCTTCTCTGTTACATCTCTTGTTCACTTTGACTtttacctctctctctccttccgtttttctctctcttataaGTCTCTGGTTGAGTCTTAACCACACACATCATAGGAAGTTCACGTTTTAACCTGGCGGTCAGAGCAGTTCTGGTCTCTTATATGTTTGGATGAAACAGAGGATCAATCCAGGCAAGGGGAGAGGTTTAACGCATTCTCCAACATCTGCATCTGTTTTGAGATCTCCAGTGTcttcacacacacaatgcatctGTACAGTTTCTCATTTTTTCACGAATATATTCATATTCTGCACAAATCCCGTCCAGATATTCTCACAATTCAGCAATAGAGGACAAGTGGCTATTGAAAATCATTAATTACCCTGATGTGAAAAATGCCTCTGGCCTCCAGCGCAGAGAAAATACAGCTTCTCTTTCCTTCCAGAAGTCACAAAGATGCCAAATAGAAGACATAGTGTCTGTTTTATTAATGCAGGGGTCAACAGAGGGCAACGGCGGCCATATTTAGATTGCTTTTACAAGTAGTCCAGTTCATGCTGCTAGTGTGACTGTTTTTGGAGAGTAAAAACCCCTTGGTGACTTTAAAGAAGTCATAATAAAGGGATAGCTGGCATGCTTTCCACATTTCGCAAGAGTTCAGAGCACAAAATCTGGAactgggattaaaaaaaaaaaatgtgattgcaattttaaaaagctatttgtaatattactgaataaaaatattaaattaagtattaccattataaaaaaaattctgtgaaatgatatgtgtgtgtgtgtgtgtgtgtgtgtgtgtgtgtgtgtgtgaataaagaaaaaaacttactttacaaattacaatCTTAATATTTATCATGAGCTGTTCatatgtaaatgaacacagtgctgctcttcactctgaaacacacagCACATATATATAAAGTGAAAGCTTCACAATAGCACTACACTGTAACatgatttcagttttgttttgattCATCATGCAGTCCTAGTTCAGAGTGTTTGAGAAGTGTTTAGTGGACACTGAAACACTTTAGGCCTTTCAAACAATGGTCTCCTTATTACTTGCATGGTTTATCCAAACCAAACTGGATCAAACAGAGCAATTATTGGTTTTACTTAATGCATCCGGCCTCGCTAATCAAACCAATTGCAAACGTATGTCTGAGAGACTAGAATAAACATTTTGAGGAGAGAGTGGGTATATTCAgagtgtaatataatatattggcCAGGTTCTTTTGGTTTTTCTTAATGTGGATGGCTCTCATTGGAGCACATCTCTCTGTTTGGATTTCACTAATACCAAAGGTTAAGCACGGTCCGTGGTTTTATGATCATTTTGGGGGATCCATGcacatgtactgtacatgcacaACCACAGTCACACataccacccacccacccacacacacgctcacacacacgctcacacacacacacacacacacaccacacacacacacacacacacacacacacacgcatgcacgcacacacacacacacacacacacacacacacacacacacacacacacacacacacacacacacacacacacacacacacacacacagcagagaaatCATTGCTGAAGAGGCCTCGTGAGTCACAAGATATTTGGGACCAGAGCCAGTTGCTCTCTCTACAGTGCAACATCTTGTCCTCCCACAGTAGAAGAGCTGGCTCACACACTCCACTCACTCTGTCTTGAAGAAACTTCTCAAGCACACTCTTTAGCTCAAATGCACTTATTAGATTCTGCACAcaacagcaaacacacacacaaatgcacagtcATAACAGCATGTGCTGCACTCACTAAACAGGAAAGATCAATCAAATCAGGCAATGATTCCAAAATGTGGAATGATACAAAAGGcaaaatttacaaaattacaaaaaaaaactaaaggtaTATTTTCTTAAAAGGTCACatcatgtttttgttatttaatacattttatttgtaaacaatatatttaatcaATTGTAAGATATAGtctaatattttaaatagtttattaagTACTAATATTTTATGCCTTCTCTCTAAATTCAATAGGCTTTCTTTTCTGATCCTGTAATATTTTGTCTcataatttaagaaataaatctgcaacaaaaacaaacaaaaaacaaaaagctttttttattctgtcaaaCAAGCATATTCAACGGCCATGCAGACAATAATTAGAGCAAACAATGTAAAGATAAGCATGAGTGTGCTATGTGTATTTTCAACAAAACTGAAGCAGTCAGGAAATCACTGCTGTATGTGCAGGTGCAGCAGGATAAACCACAGAAGTGTGCTTAGAATTACTTTGCACACAATGGAGCTTATTACaagaaatgatttaaaataagattgaaatgtgtattttattgtgGCCAGTGCAGCCTGGCAGACGGTTATGGATTTGATTGGGTCTGGATTTGTTTAACTTGCACAATGAAACTTGAACATAGCATGAACTGAAATGGTTGAATGACTGAAATGGTTCCTTATGGAATCACTTCTGCACTTGTGTTCAATTTACTTCCAATAACAGGTAAACTGGCTTATGATGAAACCATTAAGTGGATGTCTGGATATTTGGAAAGTGACATCACTTACTATTAAAACAAAGTTCCAGTGTTCTCTATTCTAAAAATAAGTGATTTCTACCAAAATGTacttatgcatgttttttttttttttaccatggtatTCTAAAGTATTCATGGTATACTTTTACCatggtattttaaaataaaataattccccATGCATCTCCACAGTACATTATTTGTAGGAGaatattttttctgaaaatgttttgTTCTCATTCAGAACTTACTTTCCTTTCTAATGACCTCGGTAAATCAATTTGCAGTACTGTATAAATCATAAGCTTTTGCAACATGGTTTTCTCGCTCTTTCTCCCCTCCCTTCACAGTTCTGTAACTCTCACTTTGTCTCTGAAGTTCTGTGTTATGGCACAGCAGTCCTGCGCTGTACTGATGCGTTCATCAGAAACACATGTTTGTTGAGCACAATGCTTCCCTTTAGTCCTGGCAAACAATAAGAGTGCTTCTGCAGCCGAGGCTTTACCGTCAGCAGAAATACGAGATCTTCCAACCATCTTCGTGTGGTCAATCCTACACATTTTTCTCTGATAATGCCAACAGGCATCTCATAAACATTTAAGTGTAATCAAAGATGATAAtaagatggatttttttttgaGACGGATAAGACGGATTGCAGAATAATGAATCAGTTGATGAATGCCCAGATATATTCGTCCTCTTTTAATTGAAGTTTGGTAGTTGGACAATGGGGCTACGTGACTGCACAATAAGAACAGGGGATAACAGTGGTTTGAAGATGATGGGGGAAGATTATTTCTGGTGGACTGGAGCAACCCAACACTGCAAAGTTAAATTAAAGGCAGAATTTGCACAACAGATGAGGGGAGAGCAGCTCGGAGCACAGTCAGACAAACGGAGCGGAGGGGACCGGCTGGGTTTAATGACCTCTCTTCTGTGTTGATTCAGCTCTCACATCAGCCCCGTGCAATTAACAGCCATATCCATCCCTTCggctttttatttaatcaaaaaacagtctaaagaaagagagagagcgagaagggAAAAAATTAAGAAgcggagaaaaaattaaaagatgGATGAGATTACTGTAAGTGGTTTTGATAATGAACCTGCCATACATACAGTGAATATTAGAGATAATATGTGTTAGAAACGCCGCTCATGAGCTTATAGAGTTCAGTGATGTTCTGTTCACTAATGCTCTTTTTGACAAGACGTTTCTCATAAACACCTTCAAAATAACCCTCTGAACAggaattgtattatattttacctatgtaaaaaatctatttatcagatattttttatgtaaaaatgttttttttctaaacaccTTCAAAATAGTTCATTAATTCAAACCTGTGTAatagaatgtgagtgtgtgtgtgtgtgtatgtatatacagtacagaccaaaagtttggacacaccttctcattcaaagagttttctttattttcatgactatgaaaattgtagattcacactgaaggcatcaaaactatgaattaacacatgtggaattatatatggaattatatacataacaaaaaagtgtgaaacaactgaaaatatgtcatattctaggttcttcaaagtagccaccttttgctttgattactgctttgcacactcttggcattctcttgatgagcttcaagaggtagtcacctgaaatggtcttccaacagtcttgaaggagtcccctgagagatgcttagcacttgttggcccttttgccttctgtctgcggtccagctcaccccttaACCATCTCGATTgagttcaggtccagtgactgtggagactgtgaaggtgtgtccaaacttttggtctgtactgtatgtatatatatatattgtgtctcTCATGTTGACATCTCCTAAATAACCTTCTAAACAGGaatcttattttaataaaaacagaattaaagataataaaataattgtatacaaTATGCATATAACAGGTATAATAAAAATgcagcatttatttataatttgtattttatattataataatgtaattttataaacaAAACTTGTAAAAAGggcaatgtgtattattt encodes the following:
- the LOC132119039 gene encoding myoD family inhibitor-like isoform X2, with translation MSKEDHSPSASPTKPPDGAQLDSQPMETLTVPCPDQPQARFSPIHPSLSNSTETGALQRRDSKPHSNGVRNGTFSRAASSSSSSSSTAHKNPKKLQSNPSINSQSSKRSKGSSKSNSSQIPTEAQDDCCVHCILACLFCEFLTLCNIVLDCATCGSCASDDSCFCCCCASEECGDCDLPCDMDCGIIDACCESADCLEICMECCGLCFSS
- the LOC132119039 gene encoding myoD family inhibitor-like isoform X1 gives rise to the protein MSKEDHSPSASPTKPPDGAQLDSQPMETLTVPCPEGNETGEQKAQNSNTPPMEKTGDVENGNNNNSLSQLDLTSIPGKSITYQPQARFSPIHPSLSNSTETGALQRRDSKPHSNGVRNGTFSRAASSSSSSSSTAHKNPKKLQSNPSINSQSSKRSKGSSKSNSSQIPTEAQDDCCVHCILACLFCEFLTLCNIVLDCATCGSCASDDSCFCCCCASEECGDCDLPCDMDCGIIDACCESADCLEICMECCGLCFSS